AGGATGGTGTGAGAGGTCCTAGCCTGCTTCTCACAGGCTGGGAAGTAAAGGCTTCTTCAGTTACAACTCAAGATGCCCCTAGGTTCCAGGATGAAGCTGCGCCCTCCTTAGCCCCTGAGTCTGACTTTGTGGACTCTCAGGAGCCTAGACCAGGGGTCAGAAGCCTCCTTGACTCCTTGCTTCCCTGACATACCATCCGGAACAAATTTCCCAAAGTTGTCTCTCGGCCCTCTCCACCTTGTCCATTTGCTCCTGTTGGTAGACAGGTAGGTAGGCCTGGATAAAACGGTCCCCATCCTAAGGCCCCAAATCTGTAAACGAACATCGCCTTACATGACAAAAAGGACTTTGCAGGTGTGATGAAATGAGGATTTTGAGATGGAGAGtgcaaattcatatgttgaaaccttaaTCTAGTGCCTCAGAATGTTTTTGAGGGCCTTGAAAGAAGCGATTAAGTTAAAACAGGGCCATCAGAATGggcctaatccaatctgactgatGTCCTTGAAAGAAGAGGAAACCGGATGCAAGGAGAGACGTGGGATGGTGTGCTCAGAggggaaaggccatgtgaggacccaGGGAGGGGGACGTCTGCACGCCAAGGAGAGAGGCGTCAGGAAAAACCAAACCTgccgacaccttgatctcagacaccagcctccagaactgtgaaaaaaactAATTTCTGGTTTTTAAGCCACCAAATCTAGAGTGATATGCTAGAGGTGGGACTGGGGACTTAATCACAAAggttctctcttttattttttcggctgtgttgggtcttcattgctgtgagtgCTTTCCCCTAGTTAtggtgagtggggactactctctagttgcggtgcccggacttctcattgcggtggcttctctcgtgaagcacaggctctaggtgcgagggcttcagtagttgcagcatgggggctcagtagttgtggtgcactggcgCAGTTGCTCCGCAACATGTGggaacttcctggaccagggattgaacccgtgtctcctgtgttggcaggcagattctttaccagagccacctgggaagcccatcactaGCGTTCTTATTAAAGGAGGCAGGAGGATCAGAGATAAAGGAAATGTGACAACAGAAGCAGAGGGTCAGAATCAGAGACTTGAAGATGCTATactcctggcttttttttttaagtgacttaaaacaatgaTCATATGTTAGAATTTTTTCTCTTGGCTTTAAAGATAGAAGAAGGGGTCACCATCCAAGGAATGCAGATGGCttctagaagctagaaaagcCAAGGAAACATCCTCCCCGgtgcctccagaaggaaccagatCTGGGGACATCTTGATTTTATACCCAGAAGATTCATCTTGGAGTTCAGACCCCCAGAACCATAAgagaattaatttctgttgttttaagccaatagTTTGTGATAAACTGTTACAACAGCCACTGGAAACTAATACCCACCCACTCCAATTGCCACCAACTCAGCATTGTTTTCTAAGaaatctgctttaaaaaagtGTTCCAAGCCCCTCCCACCGGATCTCACTTGCAGCAAGGCCTTTTCTCAGCAGATACCAGCAAGCTCATTCAAGTGTGATACCTCAAATGCCTTTTGGGGGTCCTGGGCACAGCCAGGCCAGTGTGAATGGTTTGGTGAGGGGTTTGCTGGGCCGTGGGGAGAGCCCTGCTCACATCCTAGACACAAGCTGCCACCTTCTGCACAGAATCAGACTCACATGTCACTGAACCCTGCTCTGGGTGTGGGAAGGACGAGGCCCCCCGGGGCAGTGGGGCAGCTCCCAAGGCCTCCAAACCAAAGCTGGAGCAACTGATAACCTTCTAGCAGCATAGCAGACCGAGTCTGTCTGCACGTTATCTTGCTGATTTTTGTTCCCAATCAAGGATCTATCTGCCAGTGTCACTGGCTgtccttcttcccctcctcccctatCGCCTTGCATCTGAAGGAGGGCTGGAAGCCTGCCTTTCAAGCAGCTTTTTTTTCCATTGCCTTCACTTTCCCCGCCTGGTTAGGCTGAAGTTTATGTCAGGCAGTGCCACTTCCCCCCATCTTGTCAGGGACCTTGATGTTTCTTAGCCTCAGGGGCTGAGGTCAAAGAAGAgacaaaataaaagcagagaaagagacaaaaaggCAGAAGAGGATTCTGGGGAAGGAAAGCCTCCCGGCAAGCCTGGCAAGAGGCTCTGATGCCTTAAGATGGTGATACCTGAGTTCGACGGCAGGTGGGAATAGGTGGTATATGTGTCTGCTTCTTTTCAGCTttggcattggaaaagaccctgatgcagggaaagactgagggcaggaggggaagggggcgacagaggataagatggctggatggcatcatcgacacaacagacataagtttgagcaaacttcgggagatggtgaaggacaagggaagcctggtgtcctgccacccatggggtcgcaaagagtaggacacaacagtGAACGAACAACAACATGCTGGCTTAGCAACACGATCCTCTCCTTAAGACAGAGTTAAAAGGAATCTTAAGAATAAACTTTCCCAATTCCCTCATTTTACAGGCATAAACTGAAGCTCCGAGAAATTAAATGGCTTGCTCGAGATCACGTGGTTTTTTTGGCGCAGCACCAGGCCTcgacctgctgctactgctgctaagtcgcttcagttgtgtccgactctgtgggaccccatagacggcagcccaccagacttccccgtccctgggattctccaggcaagaacactggagtgggttgccatttccttctccaatgcatgaaagtgacaagtgaaagtgaagtcgctcagtcgtgtccgactcccagtgaccccatggactgcagcctactaggctcctccacccatgggattttccaggcaagagtactggagtgggttgctatttccttcttcaggcctCAACCTAGGTCTTTTAAATCCTCAAAGGGCCTCTAGAAGGAAGTAGGAGGAACTGGAGGAATGACATGGGAAGATGGGGGCGTGTTTCTTAcatatttctcagttcagttttacaaatttatttgATTCAACTTGGAAAAAGATAACAAATCCCTAAGTCTGGGGGGAGATgggcaggaagaaggaagcaggAGTTGAGAGGAGATTATGAACATCACAGTGGCTGTTGCACGTCCACATCCACGTCCACGTCCTGGCCCCGGGAAGCGGCGTGGAGGTGGAGCAGAGCTCAGGTCCGGAGGAACACCATGGTGAGGAGCCctggagaggggaggaagaaagagcAAGGTCGTGTGTAGAGCCTGCTGGCTCTGTATACCCTCTTTCTAGCCCCCACTCTCCTCTCTCTGGGCCTGGATCCACTGGGCTCACCTAAGACGTAGGCTGCCACCAACTTTTGTCCCAGGGAGACGTGAAGGATCTGGGGCAGCTGGCTGCCAAGTTCATCCTGGAGCGGGAGCAGCAGGAAGGCCACAGAGACTGTGCCCATCagcaagaagaggaggaaggagctggTGGCCAGTTGCGGGTGAGGGTCTGGGGAACAAGGGCTGTCAAGAGCTCCAGCCTCCACTCCTGGTCGGCCCAGGGAGGAGGCTGAAGGTGGAAGGTGTACCCACTTTTCGGTGGACACTGGAAGCGTCCTCTTCTCCCTGGAGCCCCTGTCCCCACAGCGCAAGAAACCCTCTCCCCTCTGGTCCCTCATCATTTTCCGCTCTTCAGCTCTGCCTTGATTACTGGCTCCCGTGTACCTGTGTGTCAGGCAGGGACCTCTGTCTCCCATAGAACACAGCATAGTACGTAATTGCTCAACCCGCATTTcttattgaactgaactgagctgacacAGGATGGGAAGTACTGGAGTTAGAGCTAAAGGAAGAGTTTTTCTCTCTAGGTGGAGGCCAGAAACCAAGGAAACTGCGAAGTCTGCTTTTCCCCTAACCTGATATAAAATCTTAACTCTTAGAAATGTTACTATCAAAAAGCAAAAGGTTGAACcggaagggaattccctggcggtccactggttaggactctgcgctcaCTTCCAGGACCCTGTGTTCCATACCTGGTCCGGGAATTAAGAGTCTGCAAGTCCAGAAGGGGCaccaaaaaccccacaaaaacccagaacaacgacaacaacaaaaaaacctcttCTACTCCAAACGAACTCACCTCTTAGGTCATGCTAGGTTCCCCCCAAAGAACTCAAGAATTCCCATCCCCAAACTCACTCTCTGGGAAGGGCTGGGCTGTGGATGATGCTGTCCAGGAATGAGGCTCTGGGTGGGGCGTTGGGTCAGACTGTCCCTGAAGCTCAAGGGGGTACGCTGGGGCCCTCAGAACCGAGGTGATGTCCTTGCGCCCCACCACTCGGCCCTCTGTTCCCTCCTCAGAGAGCTCAATGCGGAAGCGATCCTGGACATCATAGTTCCTGGGATGGGGGGCCACGTGGCGAATCACACTGGTCGGGAGAAAAGAGAGGCCCATTGAGGGGCAGTGATCCAAGTGAATCCAGGCCCCACCCTCCCAGGAAACTCCCCCTTAGGGATGCAGACAGAAGGTGGGGAAAAACAGGCTGAAGAGCACCAGCTCTGAGACCAAAGTCACAGCAGGGTAAATCAGAGAAAGCTGGCAGCGACCACTGGCTTTCATCAGCCTCCCCACCCGCTCACTCACATGTCAATGCAGGACTGGGGCTTCACGTATCCTTCCGCGTCAAACACTGTGTATTTGGCAGGTGCTGTGCACAGCACTGGGGGAAAAGGCACAGAGAGATCGATCGACtactgcctcagagaatcctgcacAAGCCTCGCCCATGGAGTCCCCCCAGCCTTCTACCCTAGGACTGGACTTGACCCTTCCATTCTGCCAAGGCCGGACAGTCAACCGTACTCATCTGACTCCTccagcccacccagctccccagCCTATTGCCGCCAGTCCCCACATCCCGAGTATGAGGCGCCCATCCCCTTCACCTCGGAAGCGAAGCACTGCTCCCGTGGGGTTATAGAGGGTCAGCAGCTGCCGGGGTCCGCTCCGTTGGTCCGCCCTGAATACTAGATCCGGGGGAAAGACGAGGACCGGGACAACAGGTCCCGAGGGAGGAGGGGCGCCCCGGGACCCCCGCCCAGGAGCCCCCGGACCCACCAGCTCCTGGTCCTGGGGCGCCCCACGGCGCATGCAAGCTCTGGGCGGTGGAACATCCGAGGGCAGAGCTCAGGGGACGGGGCCTGGAGTATAAAGCTGAGGGGTGAGAGGGGCGAAGAGAACGGGATGAGACCGTAAAGCAGGGCGTGGGGTGattccgccgccgccgccgcctcagaACCCCGCTAGATAAGGCCCCCCCAGCAGACCAGGCCCAGGTCCCCCAAACCCTTCTCCCCCAGCAGCGCCCTGGGTCCCCTTAAGCCCCGCCCCCAAGCCCTACCTCGAGGGTCACGCCCACCCGGGAAACCCGGCCCCTCGCGCCTCCCAGCCCAGGCCCTAGTCTTCCGTCTTAGTTCCTGATCTCCATAATCCCCGCCCCTTCCGGGCGCCCGGGGCACCCGCCCCCTGCCTCCGAGGCCCGATTCCGCCGGCCGCCGCGGCCTCTTCCGGAGCTGCTCTTTCCGCCTCTTGCTGTCCTGTATCTGGGCCTCCGATCACTTCCTGAGCTTGTTGGGCTTCCGTCGGGCTCGGAAGCTCACCTCCGGTCACAGCACCTGCCAATCAACCTGTGGCCGGACCAGGGCTGCCATCTTTCCGGGAGACCGTTCCTGCACTTCCGCCGTACGGTCTCTATCATTGGCCCGGGCGGCCTCGACTCAACTATGACTGTTCGCTGATTGGTGCGCCTAAAGCGGTGATTGGCTTGATTCCAGTGACGTAACCCTTGACGAGCGTTTCGGGCTAGAACGCTAACCCTGGAATAAGTGGGGCGGCGGGCTAGGGAAAGGGGCCCGAGCGAAGATGGGAGTCGGGCTTTgttccttcctcccacccttgaGGCTGTCCGAATCACTACAATCACATCCCACAAGGgagctctctttcctttttcctcttcaatCCCAGGCTCTCCTAAGAGCTTCCGCAGCAACAAAAGTTTTCTACAGTACTAGTTGAATGTTGCTCCCCATTGGACTCGGATCTATGCCCACAGCACTTCTCTTGATTCCTTACTGCGCGGAGCTCATCATATTTGCAGAGGGAATTATGGTTCAGTCCTGCTGCTCACATCATCCCACCGAATCAACTCCACTCTCAGACGAGGAAACAATCTCAACAAGGTGAAGAATGTCACCCCAGGCCACACACTTGGTTAGCAGTGGAGCAAAACAAAGTTAATCTTACCTGAAAGTCTTCTCTGCACCCTGTCAAATATAGAATCTCCCTTTGCCTTCCTCTTATCATGCTTTTGTGTTCTTCGTTCATAGCACTCCTATAGCTACTTGACCTCGGTGTTTAGTTTATCTCTGTTCAGGTAGAATGTGCTCTCCTCTTCACAAGAGCTGGGActctgttttgttgtatttttggcACCTGAAACAGTCCCTGACATTTGGAATGAAcaaatgagtgagtgactaagatGAACTTCTGAGCTGAGATCTGATTGAAGGTAGGAAGTGGACCACAAGATGTCTGTGGAGAATTCCAGATCTAGGGAACAGCAAGAGCAAAACCTGGAAGCAAATGTGTACTAGAAATGGCCAACGGGCCAGTGTGATGGAAGAGGCTGAATGGGAGATAATACTCAGAGATgagaggaggtgagagagaggACACAGATCACCTAGAGCCTCAGAGCCCATAGTAGGACTTCAGATTCTATGCTGAGACTAATGGGAAACTATGGcagagttattttaatttttttttttttttgactgtgccacgtggcttataggatcttaattccctgaccagggattgaactcgggcccTCGGCAgtaaaagtgcagagtcttaatcactggaccgccagggaattcccttaatttgtttttttaaaacagctttattgagatatctttgacatataaaaattgtatatatttaagatgtacaactggacattttgatatatgtatacattgtgaaaagaTTGCCACAGTCAAGCTAATTTACATATCCATCACCTCTGCATATTAATAGttgccattttgtgtgtgtgtgtagaatatgggagaattttgagcaaaggGGTGACAAGATTCAATTTACATTCTTCCCTGTAGTAACCCTTGagttgaatgaaggaatgaaaacAAATCCTCCAAGAGCACCAAAACCATAGAAATGGAAATGTGACCCCTTCCTCAATCtagaaacatttatttgaatAAGAAAAGGGTCCCCTAGGGCCAGGGTGTGGAGGTTGGCTTGGGCTCAGGCCTGAGACCCGAGCAGCCTAAACAGGCTTGGAGGGGCACTTCCTGCTGAGGTTGGTGAGGATCTGGTGCTGGGTGGGCCGGTGGAGAACCACGAAGCTCTCTGGAGGAAGGATGGGACCTCTGTTCTTGTCCACCTGGCCCATCAGCAGGTAACTGATTCctagggaaggggagagagggactGAGGATCTGTGTAACTGAGAGTTTATAGAAATATCGCCTCACCCCAGTCCCTCAGGTTCTGCCACCTCCATCGTTTTCATGAGGCTCAGTCTCCCTCTACAGTTCCACATCTCCGTTACCTTTCTTCATGGGGGGGCACTGCTTGCAGGGCACATAAAACTTCAGGAGGGTGTCCGTGGGTGGAGAGGGCAGGTCCAGGCCTCCGGTTTTGTAAACACCAGTGACATTGACAGTTGCTGTGAGACCCTCCCCTGGGCCCCGCACCATGGACTTAATCATTCCTGTCACCACTGTGGGAGAGAGGGGCGAGAGGTGAAACtggaggccagggcagggctggaaCCAGAAGTTGGGGGAGAGCTTTGGGGACAGGAGCGGTTATAGGCGCTggaagggcagagctgggggacGGGCTTCTTACCCAGGTCGCTGTTACAGAAGTGGCTCTGCAGGGTGCCTGTCCTCCGGCACTGCTTTGGGCAGGTGACACTGGGTGCATCTGGCGGGGGAGGGCGCACCCTTAGTGGAGGGCAACCTACCCAGCAGGGAGGAAGGACCACTTTCCCCACAAAAGCCTCACTGAACTTTTTCAGAGCTCTATCCAGCTTTGGGTCCCAGCACCCAGTGCCCGTCCTTAGCACAGAAGCAGCGCTCGTGGGTGCTGTATGAATGGGCGCAGGAAGGAACTCTGTCTGATGCAGCTCCCTGAGGCCTGCGTCGCTTCCTCTCCCTTTCCAGACTCACCCGGGCCCACCGGAGTTGCTTCTGCCTTAGGTGCGGCTTTGGATTTCTCTTCAGGTGGGACTTCAGGCTTGACTTTGGGCCCGGCTCCGGGCTTGGGGCCCAAGCCGACCTCCCCTGGGACTCCTTCGGTGGCGCCCCGAGGCTGGGTCCTGTAGGAGGCCGAGAAGCCGTCGGCCGTGACGCTGAGGTCCGAGACGAACTGGACGAGGAGCTCGTTCCCTTCGGAGGTGATGGAACTGCGGGCGGCGGGGCATCGGGGGAGGTGTCAGGCGGGTAGCGCATCCTGCTCCCTGCCCTGGCCGGCGGCCTTTTGACCCTTGCCCCACGGCTAGCTGCATCAGCTTCTCGATTTCGCAAGCTCCACTGGCCTCGTGATCCAAGGACCCCAGGCCTGGCGCCAAGCCTCGGCCTGGGCCGCTATCTGCTCCGCCCACCCGGTTTGGGGCGGACGCGTAGGCCGCCCGCGGCTTCAGCTaagccccgcccctcccgccgGCCGCGGGGAGCCCCGGGCTACCGCACCTGGGGCTGTAGAGACGCCCCGACGCCGTCGCCCACCCAGGTGGCGCCCCCTCACCCCGGGACTGTGTCGCCGCAGAACTTTCCCAGCCGCTTGGCGTCGTCGCTCACGGGTCCGTTGAACACGCTGACAGAGTCGTAGCGGCAGTAGGAGTCGGGCTCCAGGTCAAACTTGCCGAAGGTCAGTGAGATCACCTGGCGGCGGGGCAGAGGCGGAGGCTGCGCAGGGGGACCCCGGGTGGCGGGAGGGTGCGGAGTTCTCACCTCCTCCACCCCGCCGCCGCCTCCGGGCCGCTCGCCGGGGCCTCCTGTCTCATCGCCCGCGGGCCCTGGAACCCACCTCTTAATGCATTCACACCGCGGCTCGGAGGAACACACACATTCACCGGAACCCTCCATCGCCGCAGTCCGCAAGGCCAAGCCCTGGCTCATTCTCAAGGAAAAGACCCAGAGTCTACCTCCAGCGTCAccatcacatacacacacgcacgaaTCCGTTTATATATCAACATCGGGTACCTCGCTCTCGTAAGGCTCCTCACAGTTGTGATTTTACATGTTTTGTTTGGGTGCGAGCAGGTCTGGGTCTGTTTGTGCTCCCCACCATGGCAAGCTCAGTGCTGGGGACATTGTcgatgttcagtaaatcttttgCAGTCTGCATGCTGGAGGGCGCCGCCCGGGTCCCCGAGGGCAACCGGGGCAGGGGGTCAGTACCTGGTCCGGGGGCGCGATGATGTGCCAGGAACAGCTGATGCCAGGGGGGTAATCGGACTCGGGCCAGTTGGGCGTGGTCAGGGTTCCCTGGGCCTTCTCCAGCCGCCCCCCGCAAAATTGGTgctctggggaggggagaaaggagtgggggtggggggcggtggagACCCTCGTCAGCTGGAGGAGACCGTGCAGAAAGCTCAGATGTCTGGGTCTCAGGAGGAGGGGgcgagaggagggagaggaaagaaggggGGAAGGTTAGCAGAGATGGGGCTTGGCCGAGCGGGGCTCGGGGAGGTTTTGGACCAATGGGCGCCCAGGCGGGCGGTGGAAGAGTGGGGAGGAACTGACTGGACCCGCTCCCTTCTTGCCCCTCCCCCTGACCCGAGGCCACATTGCTCCTCTTCCCCTGGGAGATCCCATCTCCCCGGCCCGGCAGAAAAGTCCCCATCACGGCTGGAAGTCCCCTTGCTGTGAGGGTGCCCTCAAATTGGGGCACAGCCCCGAGGCCCCTCTGGGGAAGTCCCCGCCTTAAAGATTTTAAGGAGACTTCTGCCGCCAGGGGGGGGTGATGGGACCGCAATCGGGAGCCCCCGGGCTGGGTGTAGGGGGCTCCGGGTCGGGGGGAACCTAGTCCCCCAGCCCGGGGGTGCCCCCCGCGCCCATCAGAGGGAGCCCGATTGCGGACGGGGGCGGGCGTTACTCACCGTCCCAGTAACCCCAGGCCGCCCATTCCACCCGCGGGTCGGTGACCCATTTCCGCCTCGCGCCTGGGGGGGGCCCTGGaagagggggtgggtgggagcgggaggagggagagaagacgGGGAGGAGGGACTGAAGGGGCAGTTAGTGAGGAAGAAGGGTAAGGGAGATCATGGGGGCCCCAGGCTCTTGGGGTGGAGGTTaaggctggggtggggcctgcgccgggggcggggccaggaGAGGGGGGCGGCGGAGGTGAGGGAGGTCTCACCAGTGCCGGAGGTGGCCCGCCCGCTGTACCAGAGCAGGAAGCCTCGTCCTCCCGTGCCCTCGTCCGATCTCATCCTCAGGGTCACCTGGTTGCCGGAGGCGACTACAGGCGCGGGTCGGAAGGTCCCGCAGAAGCGTCCGAGTTGCTGGCCCGAGGTTCCAGACCCGGCAAAGATCTCCAGAGCATCGTACCGGCAGCTGGGGTGCTGCTCCAGGTCAAAGACTCGGAAGGAGAGGGACACAGTCTGGCTCTTAGGGACCTGACGGTGGGGACAGGGGCAGGGTCCTGCAAAGTCAGGCCAAACACCACCAGGCAGAGGGCACCTCTCTTTCCCCCAAGCGTTTCCTACAGAGACTGGGCCTAAAAGGGCCAGTCTGATGGTGCATGACTGCACCAAGACCCAAATGAGGTCTGTGGAGAGACCAGAGCGGGTGTGGATGAAGGTGGGAATGGACAAGCAGGCTCTGCATTAAGGTGTGAGGTCACTTGCCACGTGGTATTGTGGGCACTGaccagaggggagggggctgggactTCCCCAGGGAGAAATGGTGGGACTTGGCAGGGAGGGAATTCCCTTAGCAGTCTGGCCTTTGGCTGCCTGGACCCAGGCCTCAGACACTTGGAGGAGGGAAGAGTGGCCACAAGGGCCTTCTCACCGTTATTGTCCAGATGCACTCCTTATTGGGAGGGTAGAGGTTGGGGAAACCCTCACTTGCCACGTAACCCGACTCCCCAGTCACATCCCCTCCGCACAGGAACACGGGTCTGGAGAACAGAAGAGAGGTCAGCTCTGAGTGGGGGTGTGCTGGAGAGGCGAGGAGGTAATGAGGATGGGAGGTGCGCAGGGAGCCAGGGGAATGGGGGAGGAAGGCCCAAGGGATCCGAGGCGGCCTCGGCCAGCCCGAACAGGACTGCGGTGGGAAACACTCCAGCAGAGGATCAGGGAAAGCAGGCCAGCCACTTGGTTGTCCCTCCAGCCCCTCAGAgtccctaccccccaccccaacaggAATTCCGGGAATCCTCCCCTCATTctccaccgcccccccccccaccctgcctGGCAGTAAGGACAGGAGCCGCCTAACTACTTCCAGATGTGGACACAGACAGGAGGCCATGACAGGGGGTGggttgggaaggggtgggggatgaGGCAGCCAGGGCCCTGCGCTCCCAACCTTTGCCCTTCTCTACTTCCAGCTAACAGCTTGAGTGTCTGACTCCCAAATCTCTCCCTTGCGCTCCCCTCTTCCCCCCACCATCTTCAGTTCCCTCCTGGAATCCTGACGTCCAGCCACCAGG
This genomic interval from Bos mutus isolate GX-2022 chromosome 25, NWIPB_WYAK_1.1, whole genome shotgun sequence contains the following:
- the MOSPD3 gene encoding motile sperm domain-containing protein 3, which translates into the protein MRRGAPQDQELVGPGAPGRGSRGAPPPSGPVVPVLVFPPDLVFRADQRSGPRQLLTLYNPTGAVLRFRVLCTAPAKYTVFDAEGYVKPQSCIDIVIRHVAPHPRNYDVQDRFRIELSEEGTEGRVVGRKDITSVLRAPAYPLELQGQSDPTPHPEPHSWTASSTAQPFPENPHPQLATSSFLLFLLMGTVSVAFLLLPLQDELGSQLPQILHVSLGQKLVAAYVLGLLTMVFLRT
- the PCOLCE gene encoding procollagen C-endopeptidase enhancer 1 encodes the protein MLPAATASLLGPLLTAWALLLPFTHGQTPNYTRPVFLCGGDVTGESGYVASEGFPNLYPPNKECIWTITVPKSQTVSLSFRVFDLEQHPSCRYDALEIFAGSGTSGQQLGRFCGTFRPAPVVASGNQVTLRMRSDEGTGGRGFLLWYSGRATSGTEHQFCGGRLEKAQGTLTTPNWPESDYPPGISCSWHIIAPPDQVISLTFGKFDLEPDSYCRYDSVSVFNGPVSDDAKRLGKFCGDTVPGSITSEGNELLVQFVSDLSVTADGFSASYRTQPRGATEGVPGEVGLGPKPGAGPKVKPEVPPEEKSKAAPKAEATPVGPDAPSVTCPKQCRRTGTLQSHFCNSDLVVTGMIKSMVRGPGEGLTATVNVTGVYKTGGLDLPSPPTDTLLKFYVPCKQCPPMKKGISYLLMGQVDKNRGPILPPESFVVLHRPTQHQILTNLSRKCPSKPV